From a single Oreochromis niloticus isolate F11D_XX linkage group LG3, O_niloticus_UMD_NMBU, whole genome shotgun sequence genomic region:
- the LOC109201143 gene encoding hepatitis A virus cellular receptor 2 homolog: MDAGKSVIFCWILVVCFSLAAYADQKTITAESGQNVTLTCRAANNNIIVVVEWSRADLEPDYVLLYRDERFDPENQHLSFKNRVDLQDRQMKDGDVSLILKDVTSADNGTYECRVFMRGANRRKRAHLKTEPITTIRLNVLPGQTGGHTEDGGKEDEGKEDGSVGVIVGVVVAVVLLVVVGVGLLIYRKLKEHDCQPV, translated from the exons ATGGATGCTGGGAAATCTGTGATATTCTGCTGGATTCTGGTCGTCTGCTTTTCACTGGCTGCATATGCAG accagaaaacgatcacagctgagtctggacagaacgtcactctgacatgtcgagctgcaaacaacaacatcattgttgttgtagagtggagcagagctgatctgGAGCCAGATTATGTCCTCCTGTACCGTGATGAGCGGTTTGATCCAGAAAACCAGCATctatcttttaagaaccgggtggatctgcaggacagacagatgaaggatggagacgtgtctttgattctgaaggatgtgacgagTGCTGATAATGGAACATATGAGTGTCGTGTCTTCATGAGAGGAGCAAACCGCAGGAAGAGAGCTCATCTGAAGACTGAGCCCATCACCACCATCAGGTTAAATGTTCTTCCAG gtcagacaggaggacacacagaggatggagggaaggaggatgaAGGGAAGGAGGATGGATCTGTTGGAGTGATCGTTGGTGTGGTAGTTGCTGTTGtccttcttgttgttgttggtgttggTTTGTTGATCTACAGAAAGCTTAAAGAGCATGACTGTCAGCCAGTTTGA